A stretch of Oculatellaceae cyanobacterium DNA encodes these proteins:
- a CDS encoding TonB-dependent receptor produces the protein MSKIVTNAFKLSLAIVSPSIILAGGVKTLSANAHKIVDPSTATLNQSSKFQSNYDVNVLTAQSVQAQVVQVTGVKLNPSANGINLILETTGDLSSQISTSSYENTITAEISNSQLSLPQCQIFHQNNLSAEITALTINQTANNKIQVIVTGKSAVPTLGVINSDRTLTFSLNTPKNTTLTQSNSTSPRSNPEINDPTIQEIIVTSQRRQTSTPAYTISQTEIQKQGSNSVAEALKGLPGFAINDAGFGADIHTGTYYRGHSINQSVFLMNGRPIGSNMNTYHGTTDLNSIPVESIERVELSSGTSSTLYGSEAFGGVVNIITKQDQIVPRVNGVAEYGSFNQSNYRISYASQIGTAKFNLGYEKLSADNRYPIPAGAANRDSNGLLFNGDIATSNYYGNLTFTLNSRNTFNLNAYKISSRRGLLYFGFPLQQDRLDHDTLNVGLSSETLLGNDENSVLKTILSYNQDYFNTYGPTQNIYYRTGTLNSQALAARIEHQWQVVRPYNLTWGLDLKNSYLTGKVVSTAPNRIDLNETENRNKFQAAIFALNTWKPNENIQLELGLRQNNDSEFGNYLNPTFGTRLAITSNLAIRGSWASEQRNPGLDQLYVYDTVHNWLPNPNLKPETGSSWTAGLDVNLSRSLTGQFTYFGSNLNERLGVQAGKWANIGLVNTNGLEAALKYRITPAWSTFFNYTYTDARIETGAEKGLQLGLIPFSVAQLGIGYERQGWQLNLFGSYYSGSRRAFFNNPGEQTIDFSPAYLNLDLSSRIPLTKNLGLTLYLENLADVTYEKANRIYQPGLTFRVGLQSNI, from the coding sequence ATGTCAAAAATTGTCACCAACGCTTTCAAACTAAGTTTAGCTATTGTGAGTCCCAGCATAATTTTAGCTGGTGGTGTGAAAACCCTAAGTGCAAACGCTCATAAAATTGTAGACCCAAGTACTGCCACTTTAAACCAATCCTCAAAATTTCAGAGTAATTATGATGTAAATGTGTTGACAGCACAATCAGTTCAAGCTCAAGTTGTGCAAGTTACTGGTGTTAAACTTAACCCTAGTGCCAATGGTATTAATCTAATTTTAGAAACCACTGGCGATTTATCCTCTCAGATATCAACTTCCAGCTATGAAAATACCATTACCGCTGAAATTTCTAATAGTCAGCTAAGTTTACCCCAATGTCAAATTTTCCATCAAAATAATTTATCTGCGGAAATTACCGCATTGACGATCAACCAAACTGCCAATAATAAAATTCAGGTAATAGTAACTGGTAAATCTGCTGTTCCGACACTTGGCGTAATTAATAGCGATCGCACCCTAACTTTTAGTTTAAATACCCCTAAAAATACCACACTTACTCAATCTAATTCTACATCCCCAAGATCTAATCCTGAAATTAACGACCCCACAATTCAGGAAATAATCGTTACCAGTCAAAGACGGCAAACATCTACACCTGCTTATACAATTTCTCAAACAGAAATTCAAAAGCAAGGCTCTAATAGTGTCGCAGAAGCATTAAAAGGACTCCCTGGGTTTGCCATTAATGATGCTGGTTTTGGTGCAGATATTCATACAGGAACATATTACCGAGGACACTCAATCAATCAGTCTGTTTTTTTGATGAATGGTAGACCAATTGGCAGCAATATGAACACTTATCATGGCACTACAGATCTCAATAGCATCCCGGTAGAATCCATTGAAAGAGTCGAGTTATCTAGTGGTACAAGTTCCACGCTTTATGGTTCAGAAGCATTTGGCGGAGTTGTTAATATTATTACAAAACAAGATCAAATAGTTCCTAGAGTTAATGGTGTAGCTGAATATGGTTCTTTTAATCAATCTAACTATCGTATTAGCTATGCTAGTCAAATTGGTACTGCTAAGTTTAACTTAGGATATGAAAAGTTATCAGCAGATAACCGTTATCCTATACCTGCTGGTGCAGCTAATCGTGATTCTAACGGTCTTTTATTTAATGGAGATATCGCCACTAGCAACTACTATGGCAATTTAACATTTACTTTAAATTCTAGAAACACTTTCAATTTAAACGCTTATAAAATTAGCAGCCGTCGGGGTCTACTTTATTTTGGTTTTCCATTACAGCAAGATCGACTAGATCATGATACTTTAAACGTTGGTTTATCTTCAGAAACTTTATTGGGTAATGACGAAAATTCTGTTTTAAAAACAATCCTTTCCTATAATCAAGACTACTTTAATACTTATGGGCCAACACAAAACATTTATTATCGGACAGGCACATTAAATTCACAAGCACTCGCAGCTAGAATAGAACATCAATGGCAAGTTGTTCGCCCTTATAACCTTACCTGGGGCTTAGACTTAAAAAACTCCTACTTAACAGGTAAAGTTGTTAGTACCGCTCCTAATCGAATTGACCTGAATGAAACTGAAAATAGAAATAAGTTTCAAGCAGCAATATTTGCTCTAAATACTTGGAAACCTAACGAGAACATCCAATTAGAGTTAGGGTTACGACAAAATAACGATAGTGAATTTGGCAATTATTTAAACCCTACCTTTGGAACAAGATTAGCTATTACTTCCAATCTAGCCATACGCGGTAGCTGGGCTTCTGAACAACGCAACCCTGGTTTAGACCAATTATATGTATATGATACCGTTCATAACTGGCTGCCCAACCCAAACTTAAAACCAGAAACAGGTTCTTCTTGGACAGCAGGGTTAGATGTTAATTTATCTCGTAGCTTAACAGGACAATTTACTTACTTTGGCAGTAATTTAAACGAGAGATTAGGAGTACAAGCAGGTAAATGGGCTAATATTGGTCTTGTAAATACCAATGGATTAGAAGCAGCACTTAAATATAGAATTACTCCTGCATGGTCAACATTTTTTAACTACACTTATACAGATGCACGAATTGAAACTGGAGCCGAAAAAGGTTTACAGTTAGGTTTAATTCCCTTTTCTGTTGCACAACTAGGAATTGGTTATGAGCGTCAGGGATGGCAGTTAAACTTATTTGGTAGTTATTACAGTGGCTCACGCCGAGCTTTTTTCAATAATCCTGGCGAACAAACTATAGATTTTTCACCAGCATATTTAAACTTAGATCTAAGTAGCCGTATTCCGCTCACTAAAAATTTAGGTTTAACATTATATCTAGAGAATTTAGCAGATGTAACTTACGAAAAAGCTAATCGAATTTATCAGCCTGGTTTAACATTCAGAGTCGGTTTACAGTCAAATATTTAA
- a CDS encoding PepSY domain-containing protein, with protein MSKFDTALNPSQIAEPPSNRFYRTVWRWHFYAGLFVIPFMLILSITGIIYLFKPQLDAAMYHQQMFVQPADVVMPYTQQVAVVQQTYPDAKVTKFTPSFASNRSAEVTIKTLDERTLAVFVNPYTANILGDRDENNNLQAIARKIHGELMIGKLGDYLVELASCWGLVLLITGLYLWLPRHKVTFLGTLIPRVWSQNKRVFWRDLHAVSGVYGVLLIGFLIISGLPWTGFWGDTFARLSSHYPAQMWDNVPQSTTLTGSLNQQNNLIVPWAVEQLPMPKSNTPGEEHEHHSGHNETTQSRVPTDNSINLDSVVTLAQAKGAPSGFSVSFPESKTGVYTVSAFPNNPAQEVTLHIDQYSGKVLADVRWKDYGLVPKVVEMGTSIHMGKYFGLSNQLLMLLAALIVIVLSVSGAVMWWQRRPKGKGWIGAPAMPTYVQEWKVPLAIVAVLGIAFPLVGLSLVIVLLLDYFVLARIPALKRIFG; from the coding sequence ATGAGTAAATTCGACACTGCTTTGAACCCATCCCAGATTGCTGAACCTCCTAGCAATCGTTTTTATCGCACCGTCTGGCGATGGCACTTTTATGCAGGCTTGTTTGTCATTCCTTTCATGCTGATTTTGTCAATCACAGGCATTATTTACCTGTTCAAACCGCAATTAGATGCTGCGATGTATCACCAGCAAATGTTCGTGCAACCTGCGGATGTGGTGATGCCCTATACTCAACAAGTGGCAGTGGTTCAACAAACTTATCCTGATGCCAAAGTCACAAAATTTACGCCCAGCTTTGCGTCTAATCGTAGTGCTGAAGTGACGATCAAGACTCTTGATGAAAGAACACTAGCTGTTTTCGTGAATCCTTATACAGCTAATATTTTAGGCGATCGCGATGAAAACAATAATCTCCAAGCAATCGCACGCAAGATTCACGGCGAACTGATGATTGGAAAATTGGGAGATTATTTAGTAGAGCTTGCATCCTGTTGGGGGCTAGTTCTGCTGATTACCGGATTGTATCTATGGTTGCCTCGCCACAAAGTAACTTTTTTAGGAACACTGATTCCGCGTGTGTGGAGCCAGAATAAGCGAGTGTTTTGGCGGGACTTACACGCAGTTTCGGGAGTTTACGGCGTATTGCTAATTGGCTTTCTCATCATCAGTGGACTACCCTGGACAGGTTTTTGGGGAGATACATTCGCTCGTTTGTCGAGCCACTATCCTGCACAAATGTGGGATAACGTGCCTCAATCGACAACCCTCACAGGCTCACTCAATCAACAGAACAATCTAATTGTGCCTTGGGCAGTAGAGCAATTACCGATGCCCAAATCTAACACACCTGGAGAAGAGCATGAACATCATTCAGGACACAACGAAACTACTCAATCCAGAGTTCCTACTGATAACTCGATAAATCTAGATTCTGTTGTAACTTTAGCGCAAGCAAAAGGCGCACCCTCTGGATTTAGCGTTAGTTTTCCAGAATCAAAAACAGGTGTCTATACGGTTTCGGCATTTCCCAATAATCCAGCGCAAGAAGTCACTTTGCATATTGATCAATACAGTGGCAAAGTGTTAGCCGATGTGCGGTGGAAGGATTATGGCTTAGTACCTAAAGTCGTAGAAATGGGTACTTCCATTCACATGGGCAAATATTTTGGATTAAGCAATCAACTACTGATGTTGCTTGCAGCTTTAATTGTGATTGTGCTTTCAGTTAGTGGTGCGGTGATGTGGTGGCAGCGTCGTCCTAAAGGAAAAGGTTGGATTGGTGCACCTGCAATGCCCACCTATGTTCAGGAATGGAAAGTGCCACTAGCAATTGTTGCTGTTTTGGGTATTGCTTTCCCACTTGTAGGGCTTTCGCTTGTCATCGTACTACTGTTGGACTATTTCGTGTTGGCTCGTATTCCTGCACTCAAGCGCATTTTCGGTTAA
- a CDS encoding BlaI/MecI/CopY family transcriptional regulator — protein sequence MSPLPEHRPSQLSLGPLESEILHLIWSLGTATVKDIHDRLLADPDRELAYTSVTTVLNRLTQKGWLVCDRSERTFKWQPLLSQQEAQAIQAHHQLQQFLAVSNPDVVAAFADSLDVKSLDQLEAIAQRLKAARQAREKE from the coding sequence ATGTCGCCTTTACCTGAGCATCGTCCATCTCAGCTTTCTCTAGGCCCCTTAGAGTCGGAAATTTTACATCTAATCTGGAGTTTAGGCACAGCTACGGTCAAGGATATTCATGATCGCCTCCTTGCTGACCCAGATCGAGAATTAGCCTACACCTCAGTTACAACAGTGTTAAATCGCCTCACTCAAAAGGGTTGGTTAGTTTGCGATCGCAGTGAACGTACTTTTAAGTGGCAACCGTTGCTATCGCAACAAGAGGCACAAGCAATACAGGCGCATCATCAGTTGCAACAGTTTTTAGCTGTCAGTAATCCTGATGTGGTAGCAGCCTTTGCTGATAGTTTAGATGTGAAGAGCCTCGATCAACTTGAGGCGATCGCCCAACGGCTCAAAGCAGCGCGTCAAGCTAGGGAGAAGGAATGA
- a CDS encoding M56 family metallopeptidase has protein sequence MMHLSIILIAVGLAILFRQCLFKSHKTWVERWQQTLTAFLFPSLLMLVTSLTILCMGHHGTMLWRPVGWIGCHLAFGFLAFAGVIISYLFWQGWISLQQVRTYPLTTIAGKSGRVIDTPALFAAQIGFWKPELVVTKGLLQSLNPEQTEAVLSHEQAHYYYRDTFWFFWLGCIRQLTFWLPNTEILWQELLLLREIRADRWAAKRVDALILAESLLLVVRFRQGGSLRESPLIKARCAAFNDTTTPTRLEERIEALLSPDLSDETPSWSWVWLLLSFLPILTLPFHI, from the coding sequence ATGATGCATCTGAGCATTATTTTGATAGCAGTGGGTTTAGCCATTTTATTCAGACAATGCTTGTTTAAATCTCATAAAACTTGGGTAGAGCGTTGGCAACAAACATTAACAGCATTTTTGTTCCCATCGTTGTTAATGCTCGTTACAAGCCTGACAATTTTATGTATGGGGCATCATGGCACAATGCTATGGCGACCTGTTGGCTGGATTGGCTGTCACTTAGCTTTCGGATTTCTCGCTTTTGCAGGAGTAATCATCAGTTATTTATTCTGGCAGGGATGGATCTCGCTTCAACAAGTTCGCACTTATCCTCTAACAACCATTGCAGGTAAATCTGGACGGGTTATAGACACACCAGCACTGTTTGCGGCTCAAATTGGCTTTTGGAAACCTGAATTAGTAGTCACTAAGGGATTGCTACAATCTCTCAATCCAGAACAGACTGAGGCAGTTCTTAGCCACGAACAAGCACATTATTACTATCGTGATACTTTTTGGTTCTTTTGGTTAGGATGTATTCGTCAATTAACATTTTGGCTGCCTAATACTGAAATTCTTTGGCAGGAACTATTGCTACTGCGCGAAATAAGAGCAGATCGCTGGGCTGCAAAACGAGTTGATGCTTTGATTTTGGCAGAATCTCTGTTATTGGTCGTGCGATTCCGCCAAGGCGGATCGCTTCGCGAATCGCCTTTAATCAAGGCACGCTGTGCTGCATTCAATGATACAACTACACCAACTCGCTTAGAAGAGCGCATTGAGGCTCTGTTATCACCAGACTTGAGCGATGAAACGCCATCATGGTCATGGGTTTGGCTACTTCTTTCTTTCTTGCCTATCTTGACACTACCGTTCCATATTTGA